Proteins from a single region of Corallincola holothuriorum:
- a CDS encoding MlaA family lipoprotein codes for MMLMKQIKRVITLALLCVVGVVSQPAFAAKFSVPDLPQTAYQDPWLDARYDDDRDPIEGINRLIWRFNFNFLDQYLFRPTAVVYVHAVPDMMKDGINNFIENLNEPSSTVNNTLQGKFSDAGNSAGRFVINTSVGLLGTIDVAERMGMERKQDEFGEVLAFYGVGNGPYLMFPVLGPTAVREEVGDYVDNMYPPLSWLSFTQKLIKGLMSGLYKRAELMSQEKLLYDSLDPYAFVREAYFKHMEWKVHDGNVPEDFQQEEEFDDFIDGLDL; via the coding sequence ATGATGTTGATGAAACAAATCAAGCGGGTGATCACCCTTGCCCTCTTGTGTGTGGTTGGCGTTGTCAGCCAACCCGCTTTTGCGGCCAAGTTCAGTGTGCCCGATCTGCCGCAGACGGCGTATCAGGATCCTTGGTTGGATGCCCGCTATGACGATGATCGCGACCCTATCGAAGGGATTAACCGTCTGATCTGGCGCTTTAACTTTAACTTCCTTGATCAGTACCTGTTCCGTCCCACGGCCGTTGTTTATGTCCATGCCGTGCCGGATATGATGAAAGATGGCATCAATAATTTTATTGAGAACCTCAACGAGCCATCGAGCACAGTGAATAATACGCTGCAGGGTAAATTTTCTGATGCCGGAAATAGCGCTGGACGGTTTGTGATTAATACATCGGTGGGTCTATTAGGCACCATCGATGTTGCAGAACGTATGGGGATGGAGCGCAAGCAGGATGAGTTTGGTGAAGTGCTGGCATTTTATGGTGTCGGTAATGGCCCCTATTTGATGTTTCCGGTGCTAGGCCCAACCGCAGTGCGGGAAGAGGTGGGTGATTACGTTGATAACATGTATCCACCGTTATCGTGGCTTAGCTTTACGCAAAAGCTGATCAAAGGATTGATGAGCGGCCTGTATAAACGTGCTGAGTTGATGAGTCAGGAAAAGCTGTTGTATGACTCATTGGATCCCTATGCATTTGTGCGTGAAGCCTACTTCAAGCACATGGAGTGGAAAGTTCATGACGGTAATGTGCCGGAAGATTTTCAACAGGAAGAGGAATTTGACGATTTTATCGACGGCCTTGACCTTTGA
- the ccmI gene encoding c-type cytochrome biogenesis protein CcmI → MTLFWIAAVVLVVLSLVLLFPALRRYKSSADDEQLVGDGRQQAELNKGIYRERLTELEAELANGELEQASFDAMVLELKSSLLDDVDSDLSATVKSPSSDKHLLAWGIGVVMLVAVPAIWYWQFGAYQQVTHWQNVHSQLQQYIQRGVMQQGEALSETEMRDFALALRTELHHKPTDDPSVWLLLGRVGMAVNDGELAMASMERAYELAPTNPSVALGYAQVAMYAQDPQVVHRGARILDALIAHEPNNLDALSLKAFQAFEQGDHGTAATVWRKMATLLPADDPRKATIERTLRMVEMPLAQGGAASPATSPAAAASKSTPVAEAAAPQSKEVQGQQLSVVVKLAPELRSQLPTNGNLVVFARAKDGPPMPLAVKRMPLGNFPVKVVLSDSDAMMPAMKLSSFPEVYVTARISVDQDVKLSAGELEGIGDALSLNGEPYATSVTINTKH, encoded by the coding sequence ATGACACTGTTTTGGATCGCTGCCGTAGTCTTGGTGGTTTTGTCGCTTGTGCTGCTGTTTCCTGCGCTTCGACGCTATAAAAGTTCAGCTGACGATGAGCAGCTGGTGGGTGACGGTCGACAACAGGCAGAACTGAATAAAGGCATTTATCGTGAGCGTCTGACTGAACTGGAAGCTGAGCTGGCCAACGGTGAATTAGAGCAAGCCAGTTTTGATGCCATGGTATTAGAGTTGAAATCCAGTCTGCTGGATGACGTTGATAGTGATCTAAGCGCCACCGTGAAGTCACCTAGTAGCGACAAGCATCTGCTGGCCTGGGGCATCGGTGTGGTTATGTTGGTTGCTGTGCCAGCGATTTGGTATTGGCAGTTTGGTGCGTATCAGCAGGTGACCCATTGGCAAAATGTTCACAGCCAACTGCAGCAGTATATCCAACGCGGTGTGATGCAGCAGGGGGAGGCGCTTTCTGAAACAGAGATGCGTGATTTCGCCTTAGCCCTGCGTACCGAACTGCACCACAAACCAACGGATGATCCCTCAGTCTGGTTGCTACTTGGTCGTGTTGGTATGGCGGTGAATGATGGTGAGCTGGCGATGGCATCGATGGAACGCGCCTATGAGTTAGCACCAACTAACCCATCGGTGGCGCTGGGTTACGCACAAGTGGCGATGTATGCGCAGGATCCGCAAGTGGTTCATCGTGGTGCCCGCATTCTCGATGCGTTGATCGCCCATGAACCTAATAATCTGGATGCATTATCATTAAAAGCGTTTCAAGCATTTGAGCAGGGCGATCATGGAACTGCAGCAACAGTTTGGCGGAAAATGGCCACGTTGCTGCCAGCGGACGACCCGCGTAAAGCAACCATCGAGCGCACCTTACGAATGGTGGAGATGCCGTTAGCCCAAGGCGGTGCGGCATCACCAGCAACTTCGCCCGCTGCTGCGGCTAGTAAATCGACTCCCGTGGCAGAAGCAGCTGCGCCCCAATCTAAAGAAGTGCAAGGCCAGCAACTCTCTGTGGTGGTCAAGCTTGCCCCAGAACTGCGTAGTCAGTTACCAACGAATGGTAATTTGGTGGTGTTTGCTCGGGCGAAAGATGGTCCGCCGATGCCATTGGCTGTTAAGCGAATGCCGTTGGGTAACTTTCCAGTTAAAGTCGTTTTATCGGATAGTGATGCGATGATGCCAGCGATGAAGCTGTCCAGTTTTCCGGAAGTGTATGTTACTGCGCGGATATCGGTGGATCAGGATGTCAAATTGTCCGCAGGTGAACTGGAAGGGATCGGTGATGCCTTGTCGCTCAATGGTGAGCCATATGCCACCAGTGTGACAATTAATACCAAGCACTAA
- a CDS encoding cytochrome c-type biogenesis protein has protein sequence MQPRMRLMQPLKLLAIALSLLVFPVSAAIEAYQFQSDEQEALFRELAAELRCPKCQNQNIADSDAALAQDLRAKVYEMVSEGQDKQAVVDYMVARYGHFVHYQPPSSAASVIIAGPILLILIAGFVVVWRVRAGRKLSQRSDIQVDDERVQKLLGEAIPSASSSTPAAADSPNTSANKEK, from the coding sequence ATGCAGCCCAGAATGAGATTGATGCAGCCGCTTAAACTGCTGGCTATCGCATTATCACTATTGGTATTCCCTGTCAGTGCCGCGATTGAAGCCTATCAGTTTCAGTCTGATGAGCAGGAAGCCCTGTTCCGCGAACTCGCCGCTGAGCTGCGTTGCCCGAAATGCCAAAATCAAAATATCGCAGATTCCGATGCGGCGTTGGCGCAGGATCTTCGAGCCAAGGTGTATGAGATGGTCAGCGAAGGTCAGGACAAGCAAGCGGTGGTGGACTATATGGTGGCTCGTTACGGCCATTTTGTGCATTACCAGCCGCCGTCTTCGGCGGCGTCCGTGATCATCGCCGGACCGATTTTGTTGATACTGATCGCTGGTTTCGTTGTGGTATGGCGTGTTCGTGCCGGGCGCAAACTATCACAGCGTAGCGATATTCAAGTCGATGATGAAAGAGTTCAGAAGCTGTTAGGTGAGGCGATACCCAGTGCGTCGAGTTCCACACCTGCTGCAGCAGATTCGCCAAACACTTCGGCCAATAAGGAAAAGTAA
- a CDS encoding DsbE family thiol:disulfide interchange protein, with product MSRQQRLFVFLIPFLLFLGLAAFLMRGLFSDPRELESVLVGKPVPAFKLPDLYQPSVIRDQAVLAGQPTLLNVWATWCPTCRAEHAFLNELAATGVHIIGLNYKDDPVKAKQWLAQLGNPYAVNLLDVRGTLALDLGVYGAPETYIIDVDGVVVYRHVGDVNARNWKALLEPLYREASQSKTVPQASLTRGLREVAK from the coding sequence ATGAGCCGTCAGCAGCGTTTATTCGTTTTTCTTATCCCGTTTTTGCTGTTCCTAGGCTTGGCGGCATTTTTAATGCGCGGACTGTTCTCTGACCCAAGGGAGCTGGAGTCGGTGCTAGTGGGCAAGCCGGTGCCGGCGTTCAAACTGCCAGATCTTTATCAGCCAAGCGTCATTCGTGATCAAGCGGTATTGGCGGGACAGCCTACGCTGCTGAATGTTTGGGCTACTTGGTGCCCCACTTGCCGTGCTGAGCATGCTTTTTTAAATGAACTGGCCGCGACTGGCGTTCATATCATCGGTCTTAATTACAAAGATGACCCGGTAAAAGCCAAACAATGGCTAGCCCAACTAGGTAACCCTTACGCGGTAAATCTGCTGGATGTGCGAGGCACACTGGCGTTGGATCTCGGGGTTTATGGTGCACCGGAAACATACATTATCGATGTTGATGGTGTGGTGGTGTATCGCCATGTTGGTGACGTTAACGCGCGTAATTGGAAAGCGTTATTGGAGCCTCTGTACCGTGAAGCGAGCCAATCAAAGACGGTACCACAAGCGTCGTTAACTCGAGGATTGCGTGAGGTGGCTAAATAA
- a CDS encoding heme lyase CcmF/NrfE family subunit has product MIPEIGHFALIIAMTLSFLLASYPLYGALTQKQGLMKLARPLALGQFAFTFVSFLCLVWAFVYNDFTVAYVAHNSNTALPVYYRVSAVWGAHEGSLLLWVLILSGWTAAVALFSRALPLDAVARVLAVMGMVGIGFYLFVLLTSNPFDRLLPIFPIDGRDLNPLLQDVGLIIHPPLLYMGYVGFSVAFAFAISALMTGRLDSAWARWSRPWTMAAWIFLTLGIALGSWWAYYELGWGGWWFWDPVENASFMPWLIGTALIHSLAVTEKRGVFKAWTVLLAISAFSLSLLGTFLVRSGVLVSVHAFASDPARGLFILAFLGIVIGGSLVLFAWRGSEVKSHGRYELFSREVMLIGNNVFLTAATLVVLLGTLLPLFYKELGLGSISVGAPFFNDMFTVLVIPFAILLGIGPLTRWRRQAWSPLAMPLTIAGGMALLLAFVLPVIYADSMPWHAVLGLALALWVTLSTVQEIRLRIGVKNDGLRGLTRLTRSHWAMVLGHLGFAVTLIGIALTSSYTIEKDLRMVPGDTVEMRDYQFRFEGVKDVQGPNYSASAGILTVFEDGKQLTTLVAEKRFYPVQRSVMTEAAIDAGFTRDLYMALGEELTDGAWAVRIYYKPFVRWIWAGALLMSLGGLLMLMDRRYRMAKKTVVTPASSKSDETKVTEAQAV; this is encoded by the coding sequence ATGATCCCAGAGATTGGCCATTTTGCCCTGATCATCGCGATGACGCTCTCGTTTTTGTTAGCCAGTTATCCGCTGTATGGTGCGTTAACCCAAAAACAGGGGCTGATGAAACTGGCAAGGCCGCTGGCATTGGGTCAGTTTGCGTTTACGTTTGTATCGTTTTTGTGTTTGGTATGGGCGTTTGTCTATAACGATTTCACCGTTGCCTATGTGGCGCACAATTCAAATACTGCGTTACCTGTTTATTACCGGGTGTCAGCTGTATGGGGGGCCCATGAAGGGTCGCTATTACTATGGGTGCTGATCCTGTCGGGTTGGACAGCCGCCGTTGCCCTGTTTAGTCGCGCCCTGCCGCTTGATGCGGTTGCACGTGTGCTGGCCGTGATGGGTATGGTGGGGATAGGTTTCTATCTGTTCGTCTTACTCACGTCTAATCCGTTTGACCGTTTACTGCCAATCTTCCCTATCGATGGACGGGATCTTAATCCGTTGTTGCAAGATGTGGGGCTGATTATCCATCCGCCCTTGCTGTATATGGGGTATGTGGGTTTCTCCGTGGCTTTTGCCTTTGCTATTTCCGCGCTGATGACAGGGCGTTTAGACAGCGCCTGGGCTCGCTGGTCGCGTCCTTGGACAATGGCGGCATGGATATTCCTTACTTTAGGCATCGCTTTGGGCAGCTGGTGGGCGTATTACGAACTAGGTTGGGGCGGCTGGTGGTTCTGGGACCCGGTAGAGAATGCTTCGTTTATGCCTTGGTTAATCGGCACCGCATTGATTCACTCATTGGCGGTGACAGAAAAACGTGGTGTGTTTAAGGCATGGACAGTACTGCTGGCAATCTCGGCGTTTTCGCTAAGCCTGTTAGGTACTTTCCTTGTGCGGTCTGGGGTGCTGGTGTCGGTGCACGCCTTTGCCAGTGATCCGGCGCGGGGTCTGTTTATTCTTGCTTTCTTGGGGATAGTGATTGGTGGTTCATTAGTGCTGTTTGCCTGGCGCGGCAGTGAAGTGAAAAGCCATGGCCGCTATGAACTGTTTTCCCGCGAAGTCATGCTGATCGGTAATAACGTGTTTCTCACGGCTGCCACCTTAGTGGTGCTGCTTGGTACCTTGCTTCCTCTGTTTTACAAAGAGTTGGGGCTGGGAAGTATCTCCGTTGGTGCGCCATTCTTTAATGATATGTTTACCGTCTTGGTGATCCCTTTTGCCATTTTGTTAGGTATCGGGCCTTTGACCCGTTGGCGCCGTCAAGCTTGGTCGCCTTTGGCTATGCCTTTGACCATTGCTGGCGGTATGGCACTGTTATTGGCCTTTGTGTTGCCGGTGATCTATGCCGATAGCATGCCTTGGCATGCGGTGTTGGGGCTAGCCCTGGCGCTATGGGTCACTTTGAGCACGGTGCAGGAGATCCGCCTACGTATTGGTGTAAAGAATGACGGTTTGCGCGGTTTAACCCGCTTGACCCGCTCCCACTGGGCAATGGTTTTGGGGCACTTGGGTTTTGCCGTGACCTTGATAGGTATTGCACTGACTAGCAGTTATACCATTGAAAAAGATCTCCGTATGGTGCCGGGCGACACGGTTGAAATGCGCGATTATCAGTTTCGTTTTGAGGGCGTTAAGGATGTTCAGGGACCAAACTATAGCGCCAGTGCGGGCATACTTACGGTATTCGAGGACGGTAAACAGTTGACCACCTTGGTGGCGGAGAAGCGTTTTTACCCAGTGCAACGCTCGGTTATGACAGAAGCAGCTATTGATGCTGGCTTTACCCGTGATCTGTATATGGCGCTGGGCGAAGAGTTAACCGATGGTGCCTGGGCAGTACGTATCTATTACAAGCCATTTGTCCGCTGGATCTGGGCGGGGGCATTGCTGATGTCTTTGGGTGGCTTACTGATGTTGATGGATCGTCGTTACCGTATGGCGAAAAAAACAGTGGTTACGCCTGCTTCATCCAAAAGTGATGAAACTAAAGTCACGGAGGCGCAGGCAGTATGA
- the ccmE gene encoding cytochrome c maturation protein CcmE encodes MNPRRKKRLLTAIAIISGAGAVIALMLYALNQNIDLFYTPSELVNGKGPNLEKPAVGQRLRIGGMVVPGSVVRDPQSLKVSFDVIDSGPVATVVFDGILPDLFREGQGIVAQGVLLDANTVQATEVLAKHDEEYMPPEVAEALKGMDHMKSDYGNTES; translated from the coding sequence ATGAATCCAAGACGTAAAAAGCGCCTATTAACGGCCATTGCTATCATCTCTGGTGCCGGAGCGGTGATTGCGCTCATGCTGTATGCGTTGAATCAGAATATCGATCTGTTCTATACCCCTAGTGAGCTGGTTAACGGTAAAGGCCCTAATCTGGAAAAGCCGGCCGTCGGCCAAAGGCTGCGGATTGGTGGCATGGTGGTGCCGGGCTCTGTGGTGCGAGATCCACAATCGCTGAAAGTCAGTTTTGACGTAATTGATTCCGGCCCTGTGGCCACCGTGGTGTTTGATGGAATTTTGCCGGATCTTTTTCGTGAAGGGCAGGGGATTGTCGCGCAGGGCGTACTGCTAGATGCTAATACCGTGCAGGCGACCGAAGTGCTGGCCAAGCATGATGAAGAGTATATGCCGCCTGAAGTAGCTGAAGCACTCAAAGGCATGGATCATATGAAGTCTGATTACGGCAACACGGAGAGCTAG
- the ccmD gene encoding heme exporter protein CcmD — translation MTPVIGDCLQTGIHDAYIIASFALSAVVLLAMVGWIVWSKKALKKEIMSRMARDVRRNQAQKLERAL, via the coding sequence ATGACACCAGTGATCGGTGATTGCCTGCAAACCGGTATCCATGATGCTTATATCATCGCCTCTTTTGCATTATCGGCCGTTGTTTTATTGGCCATGGTGGGATGGATTGTTTGGTCAAAGAAAGCGTTAAAGAAAGAGATTATGTCGAGAATGGCTAGAGATGTTCGTCGTAACCAAGCACAGAAACTGGAGCGCGCCCTATGA
- a CDS encoding heme ABC transporter permease — translation MWKWLHPYAKAENAYRLAGRMLPWFMVPGALLLLIGTVWGLGFTPTDCKQGDGFRIIYIHVPAAFISMGAYVTMAIAALVGMVWQIRQADYAVAAFAPVGAAFTVIALATGAIWGKPMWGAWWIWDARLTSELILLFLYLGVIALYNAFPDRTLAGRAAGILALVGVVNLPIIHYSVEWWNTLHQGATISKFEKPSMDSSMLWPLLINILAISLVMVAMGLANFRNEILRREANRPWVAKVLKISDTSANTNEKGAPL, via the coding sequence ATGTGGAAATGGTTACACCCTTACGCAAAAGCTGAAAATGCGTACCGACTGGCCGGTCGTATGTTGCCATGGTTTATGGTGCCGGGGGCGCTGCTATTGCTGATTGGTACGGTATGGGGGTTAGGCTTTACGCCAACGGATTGCAAACAGGGTGATGGTTTCCGCATTATCTATATCCATGTACCTGCGGCGTTTATCTCCATGGGTGCTTATGTGACGATGGCGATCGCTGCGTTGGTGGGCATGGTTTGGCAGATCCGTCAGGCCGACTATGCGGTGGCGGCATTTGCGCCGGTAGGCGCAGCTTTTACCGTGATAGCCTTGGCAACGGGGGCTATCTGGGGCAAGCCGATGTGGGGCGCTTGGTGGATCTGGGATGCCCGACTCACTTCCGAACTTATCCTACTGTTTCTTTATCTCGGCGTGATTGCTTTATATAACGCATTTCCCGATCGCACCTTAGCCGGACGCGCTGCCGGCATTTTAGCTTTGGTTGGGGTGGTGAACTTACCTATTATCCATTACTCCGTCGAATGGTGGAACACGCTGCATCAAGGTGCCACCATCAGTAAATTTGAAAAACCATCCATGGATAGCAGTATGTTGTGGCCCTTGCTTATCAATATCCTGGCGATCTCGTTGGTGATGGTCGCGATGGGATTGGCCAATTTCCGTAATGAGATATTGCGGCGGGAAGCTAACCGTCCGTGGGTCGCTAAGGTATTAAAAATCAGTGACACCAGCGCAAACACAAATGAGAAGGGGGCTCCGTTATGA
- the ccmB gene encoding heme exporter protein CcmB gives MLATYRYLIGRELKIALRRKADIINPLLFYLIVVTLFPLGIGPEPNLLLRMAPGIVWVAALLASMLALERLFRDDFLDGTLEQMLLLPIPASIMVLAKVTAHWLLTGLPIVLLSPLLAVLLGLDFNTFEAVVLTLLIGTPALSLLGAIGVALTVGIGRGGVLVSLLILPLYIPVLIFATSAIDAAGLNMPYNGQLAILTAFFVGALVLAPIATAAGLKVSNS, from the coding sequence TTGTTAGCGACCTACCGTTATCTTATCGGCCGTGAGTTAAAAATCGCCCTGCGACGTAAAGCGGATATTATCAACCCGCTGTTGTTTTACTTGATTGTCGTCACGCTGTTTCCCCTTGGTATCGGGCCTGAGCCAAATCTGTTGCTACGTATGGCCCCTGGAATTGTTTGGGTAGCGGCTTTGTTGGCCTCTATGTTGGCCTTGGAGCGTCTGTTCCGGGATGATTTTCTCGATGGTACGCTGGAACAGATGCTGTTGTTGCCGATTCCCGCCAGCATTATGGTGTTGGCGAAAGTCACTGCCCATTGGCTGTTAACCGGTCTGCCTATCGTTTTGCTGTCACCCTTGCTGGCAGTGCTGCTGGGGTTAGATTTCAACACGTTTGAAGCTGTGGTGTTGACGTTATTGATCGGCACACCAGCATTGAGCCTGCTCGGCGCTATTGGTGTGGCATTAACGGTTGGGATTGGTCGCGGCGGCGTGTTGGTGAGTTTGCTGATTTTGCCGCTCTATATCCCAGTGTTAATTTTTGCTACGTCGGCGATAGATGCTGCGGGTTTGAATATGCCATACAATGGCCAATTAGCGATTTTGACTGCGTTTTTCGTCGGTGCTTTGGTTCTGGCACCCATAGCGACTGCCGCAGGATTAAAAGTAAGTAATAGCTAA
- the ccmA gene encoding cytochrome c biogenesis heme-transporting ATPase CcmA, whose amino-acid sequence MLEATGLCCIRDDRLLFQSLDLAVGSGELLQIEGPNGAGKTSLLRILAALSQPQQGRILFNGEAIDSDREGYFSQLLYLGHKAGIKQEMTPLENLEFYQQVAPAKVDASLWQMLALVGLAGYEDMPAGKLSAGQQRRIALARLWLSSAKLWILDEPFTSLDKQGVAGLQQHFAAHLQQGGAIIMTSHQELHMPTVPVRRLMLGSSVEDVAGAGTGSEPAPQQVLVSGGVQ is encoded by the coding sequence ATGCTGGAAGCGACGGGGCTCTGCTGTATAAGAGACGATAGGTTACTGTTTCAGTCACTTGATCTTGCTGTGGGTAGTGGTGAGTTATTGCAGATCGAAGGCCCTAATGGTGCAGGAAAAACCAGTTTGTTGCGCATTCTCGCAGCGTTATCGCAACCGCAGCAAGGACGTATTCTGTTTAACGGCGAAGCGATTGACAGCGATCGTGAAGGTTACTTTTCCCAGTTATTGTATCTTGGCCATAAAGCAGGCATCAAACAAGAGATGACGCCGTTGGAGAATTTAGAGTTCTACCAACAGGTCGCCCCGGCAAAAGTGGATGCGTCATTGTGGCAGATGTTGGCTTTAGTTGGTTTGGCCGGCTATGAGGATATGCCTGCCGGTAAGCTAAGTGCTGGACAGCAGCGTCGTATTGCTTTGGCACGGTTGTGGCTTAGCAGTGCCAAGTTGTGGATCTTAGATGAGCCATTTACTTCATTGGACAAGCAAGGTGTTGCAGGCTTGCAACAACACTTTGCCGCCCACCTGCAGCAAGGCGGTGCAATCATTATGACCTCCCATCAAGAGTTGCACATGCCAACGGTGCCGGTTCGTCGTTTGATGCTGGGCAGCTCTGTGGAAGACGTTGCCGGGGCGGGAACAGGATCTGAACCGGCCCCTCAGCAAGTACTCGTTTCAGGTGGGGTGCAATAA
- the fliK gene encoding flagellar hook-length control protein FliK yields the protein MSNEIPPSPPQSSKLSASAAALGLGDNQAGIASNSAKLANGTYLATGALSYQQGQWQLTTSANSAAATGHGQSTATNNEKPLPLPGNTNLPAPIKQALQSATQQLVSSNAGNPALTATPGQLQATLAVNIEIKVTGQQVTVTLQLPAQAGQVVLPLTLTDKQAQSLLNQLNQGAQSVGYQRPSLHPTLQQPMQGQPSGQNPQQGILSSLSPAQLKTLASMFTVTQADQRWQVTMNQITTVLPPAAQAQLPATLPLAPESATSLPKVEIANVAVMPAKTVGEALKQIAVSLRWQQPSQPVAQFQLAKELAGALLGTEAKAQQLNLPLQTNRDGGIAIQLPNGQAQPLPKELQAQLTGLAVLPKQLTIVKTSNGYQVSWPTPPTAGQPGHSQSHQINDNSQLGRELAKLLILTSAIPRTDKPLLNNAQPGQITLSQQAGTPPPKQASATPELSSAQVASLKQLLPLLSQGVKPLDSALTNLQKMVNELTTPSQPLPADGAQKIAGSGATELANGIKALTEQFLQQAPKTSEVKPEQVQQWIRSQLLFQPFSPQLMAMTLATLQGGSPMAAPANDSLGLLMNLLFSGKLSTLLNKTAVKAGATGRSFEQRLSGNSLPARQLQGLQQSVGQIAQQTQLFQAQSSEQASGSPSYFSLPINEGGLFKQVEGRIDPPRDEDNKDNPNQDEKLKNWQLTLKLDVGEHGALMAQARLHEQQLKLRLVASKGGLKRLVDSHLSTLDTRLQQIGFNTEIASKQGTVPATLLPKEHQLIAVQV from the coding sequence ATGAGTAATGAGATCCCACCATCGCCGCCCCAATCAAGCAAGCTGTCAGCATCCGCTGCGGCTCTTGGCCTTGGCGATAATCAGGCTGGGATCGCCTCCAATAGCGCTAAACTGGCCAACGGCACCTATCTAGCGACCGGCGCGTTAAGTTACCAGCAGGGTCAATGGCAACTAACAACATCAGCCAACTCAGCAGCAGCCACAGGCCACGGCCAATCGACCGCAACCAACAACGAAAAACCATTACCCCTGCCCGGCAATACAAACCTGCCCGCACCGATTAAACAAGCGCTGCAATCAGCCACGCAACAACTGGTAAGTTCAAATGCTGGCAATCCAGCACTGACAGCAACACCGGGGCAGCTTCAAGCCACACTGGCGGTCAATATTGAAATCAAAGTCACTGGCCAGCAGGTCACTGTAACACTGCAACTTCCGGCACAAGCAGGACAAGTTGTGCTGCCATTAACGCTGACGGATAAACAAGCACAGAGCTTACTCAATCAACTCAACCAAGGTGCCCAAAGTGTCGGCTATCAACGGCCCAGCCTCCACCCGACGCTTCAGCAGCCAATGCAGGGGCAACCCTCAGGACAGAACCCACAGCAAGGCATTCTCTCTTCACTTTCTCCGGCACAACTAAAAACCCTTGCCAGCATGTTTACCGTCACGCAAGCCGACCAACGTTGGCAAGTAACGATGAATCAAATCACCACGGTACTGCCTCCGGCAGCCCAGGCGCAGTTACCAGCAACACTCCCTCTCGCCCCCGAGTCTGCAACATCACTGCCGAAAGTGGAGATAGCAAACGTAGCGGTGATGCCAGCAAAAACCGTAGGCGAGGCGCTTAAGCAGATTGCAGTGTCATTACGCTGGCAGCAGCCGAGTCAACCTGTGGCACAATTTCAGTTAGCCAAAGAACTGGCAGGCGCACTGCTAGGAACGGAGGCCAAAGCCCAGCAATTGAACCTCCCCTTGCAAACAAACCGCGATGGTGGGATCGCAATCCAACTGCCTAACGGTCAGGCGCAACCTCTGCCCAAAGAGCTCCAAGCACAACTTACCGGTCTCGCCGTTTTACCTAAGCAACTGACGATCGTAAAAACCAGCAATGGTTATCAGGTAAGTTGGCCAACGCCCCCCACGGCAGGCCAACCGGGACACTCACAAAGCCACCAGATCAATGACAACTCTCAATTAGGCAGAGAGTTGGCAAAATTGCTGATCTTAACGTCTGCCATACCGCGCACCGACAAGCCTCTACTGAACAACGCCCAACCGGGACAGATCACCTTGTCTCAGCAGGCGGGAACGCCACCACCTAAGCAGGCTTCAGCAACGCCAGAGCTAAGCAGCGCCCAAGTGGCTAGCTTGAAACAGCTACTGCCCCTGCTATCGCAAGGCGTAAAGCCTTTAGACAGCGCACTGACGAACCTACAAAAAATGGTTAATGAACTAACAACACCTAGCCAGCCATTACCCGCTGATGGCGCACAGAAAATAGCGGGTTCGGGGGCAACGGAGCTGGCCAACGGCATCAAAGCACTGACGGAGCAGTTTCTTCAACAGGCGCCTAAAACCAGCGAGGTGAAACCGGAGCAAGTGCAGCAATGGATCCGGTCGCAATTACTATTTCAACCTTTCTCACCACAACTAATGGCGATGACCTTAGCGACACTGCAGGGCGGTAGTCCGATGGCCGCGCCTGCCAATGATTCGTTAGGGCTACTGATGAATCTGCTGTTTTCAGGGAAGCTATCCACCTTATTGAATAAAACAGCGGTTAAGGCTGGTGCTACAGGTCGTTCGTTTGAACAACGGCTGTCCGGCAATTCACTTCCGGCCCGACAACTGCAGGGGTTACAACAAAGCGTTGGTCAGATAGCCCAACAAACACAGCTATTTCAGGCGCAGAGCAGCGAACAAGCAAGTGGCTCCCCCAGCTATTTTTCCCTGCCAATCAACGAAGGGGGTCTATTTAAGCAAGTTGAAGGGCGCATAGATCCGCCCCGCGATGAAGATAATAAAGACAATCCAAATCAGGATGAAAAACTAAAGAACTGGCAGCTGACATTAAAACTGGATGTGGGTGAACATGGCGCGCTCATGGCGCAAGCCAGACTGCATGAGCAACAACTAAAGCTGCGTTTAGTCGCTAGTAAAGGCGGACTAAAACGACTAGTCGACAGCCACCTTTCAACACTCGACACCCGTCTACAACAAATCGGGTTTAATACAGAGATCGCCAGTAAACAAGGCACCGTTCCTGCCACCTTGTTGCCAAAAGAGCACCAGCTGATCGCGGTGCAGGTATGA